One Serpentinicella alkaliphila DNA segment encodes these proteins:
- a CDS encoding fumarylacetoacetate hydrolase family protein, whose amino-acid sequence MKFVTYIHNGIEEIGVLNSEENIVLNLNQVLGFGSFTTMNEFISICNDELINKIHNIIHSDNIEGISTDSVKLCAPITVPIRSVICLGLNYHAHVIELKDSLGNERKVPDYPVYFSKVANRIIGSNEYINSHKEITDEVDYEVELAVIIGKEGINIEKDKVEEYIFGYSILNDITARDLQKKHTQWTRGKGLDTFTAMGPAIVHKSQLPLPLSLDLYSKVNGEMRQNSNTKYMMFDIPYIISDISKGLTLKPGDIIATGTPAGVGKGFNPPKLLKIGDIVECHIDKIGTLINIVK is encoded by the coding sequence ATGAAATTTGTTACATATATTCATAATGGTATTGAAGAGATAGGGGTATTAAATTCTGAAGAGAATATTGTACTTAATTTAAACCAAGTATTAGGATTCGGTTCTTTTACAACAATGAATGAATTTATTAGTATTTGTAATGATGAGTTGATAAATAAAATTCATAATATTATTCATAGTGATAATATAGAAGGAATTAGTACAGATAGTGTAAAGCTTTGTGCACCAATAACGGTACCAATAAGAAGTGTTATTTGTTTAGGGCTAAATTATCATGCTCATGTTATTGAGCTTAAGGATAGTCTAGGAAATGAAAGAAAGGTACCAGATTACCCTGTATATTTTAGTAAAGTGGCTAATCGAATTATTGGGTCCAATGAATATATAAATAGCCATAAGGAAATTACCGATGAAGTAGATTACGAGGTGGAGCTTGCAGTAATAATAGGAAAAGAAGGTATTAATATTGAAAAAGATAAGGTAGAGGAGTACATTTTTGGTTACTCAATTTTAAACGATATAACAGCTAGAGATTTACAAAAAAAACATACACAGTGGACTAGAGGAAAGGGCTTAGATACTTTTACTGCTATGGGGCCTGCAATTGTACATAAAAGTCAACTACCATTGCCATTGAGCTTAGATTTATATTCTAAGGTAAATGGAGAAATGAGACAGAATTCAAATACTAAATATATGATGTTTGATATTCCTTATATTATAAGTGATATTTCTAAAGGCTTAACATTAAAACCTGGAGATATTATAGCTACTGGTACTCCAGCTGGGGTGGGCAAGGGTTTTAATCCACCTAAATTATTAAAAATCGGGGATATAGTGGAATGTCATATAGATAAAATTGGTACTTTGATTAATATTGTTAAATAA
- the ypeB gene encoding germination protein YpeB, which yields MNWRRYTLPIALGLALLVSIGWGAHQYNQKIDYHTYLDLQFQRQFYELIGHVKNAQVDLAKAMVAGSTTDTAKYLNDTVYQSYMAQNKLTQLPLDHLAIRRVEKFLSQLGDYSTAMVNKSLDGVVLTDDEMGTLTDLHSYVNLLAQELIVLQQQIVKDGVNFGDLRRNANRNLQALNKRMETFNGLINMEERMQEYPELIYDGPFSEHMTDRKSRLTGKEIDEKQAIDVLRNTIKEDLTNIEIAGDVQNTVFTGYYIRAQKPGNRNGDNISAVVTRQGGKLLWYINPRIINQSRLDKDEAIEIAQQFLNDTGYEHMVPTYTIAYEGQILINFAYKQDNVIVYPDLIKVKVALDNGEIIGYEAHGFLMSHHERDIPDPEISEEQAMERLSSAVEVENVRLVIIPTAGDHELLCYEFRVTFGEDRFLIYIDAKTGDERKILLMVEQEDGTLVI from the coding sequence ATGAACTGGAGAAGATATACACTACCTATAGCCCTAGGACTTGCTTTACTAGTATCCATTGGCTGGGGAGCACATCAGTATAATCAAAAAATTGACTATCATACATATTTAGATTTACAATTTCAAAGACAATTTTATGAGTTAATAGGGCATGTTAAAAATGCTCAAGTTGATTTGGCTAAGGCAATGGTTGCGGGATCAACTACTGATACAGCCAAGTATTTGAATGACACAGTTTACCAAAGCTATATGGCGCAAAATAAATTGACCCAGCTTCCATTAGACCATTTAGCCATTAGGAGAGTTGAAAAGTTTTTAAGTCAATTGGGTGATTACTCCACTGCAATGGTGAATAAAAGTTTAGATGGCGTTGTTTTAACTGATGATGAAATGGGAACTTTAACAGATCTACATAGTTATGTAAATCTATTAGCTCAAGAGCTTATTGTACTTCAACAACAAATTGTAAAAGATGGTGTAAACTTTGGGGATCTAAGAAGAAATGCGAATAGAAATTTACAAGCTTTAAATAAAAGAATGGAAACTTTTAATGGATTAATAAATATGGAAGAGAGAATGCAGGAATATCCTGAGTTAATTTATGACGGACCATTTTCTGAACATATGACAGATAGAAAATCTAGGCTTACTGGAAAGGAGATTGATGAAAAGCAAGCAATAGATGTTCTTCGTAATACAATAAAAGAAGATTTGACTAATATAGAAATAGCAGGTGATGTACAAAACACAGTATTTACTGGTTATTATATCAGAGCGCAAAAACCAGGAAATAGAAATGGTGATAATATTTCTGCTGTTGTTACTAGACAAGGTGGAAAACTATTATGGTATATTAACCCTAGAATAATAAATCAGAGTCGTCTAGATAAAGATGAAGCAATTGAAATAGCTCAACAGTTTTTAAACGATACAGGCTATGAACATATGGTACCAACATATACTATTGCATATGAGGGACAAATACTTATAAACTTTGCATATAAGCAGGATAATGTTATTGTATATCCAGATTTAATAAAAGTTAAGGTTGCTTTAGATAACGGAGAAATAATCGGATATGAAGCTCATGGTTTTTTAATGAGTCACCATGAAAGAGATATACCAGACCCAGAAATATCTGAAGAACAAGCAATGGAAAGATTATCTAGTGCTGTTGAAGTAGAAAATGTTAGACTAGTAATAATTCCTACTGCCGGTGATCATGAATTACTTTGCTATGAATTTAGGGTTACCTTTGGTGAAGATAGATTCCTGATTTACATTGATGCAAAAACAGGGGATGAGAGAAAAATACTTTTAATGGTAGAACAGGAAGATGGAACATTAGTAATTTAG
- the sleB gene encoding spore cortex-lytic enzyme, with the protein MSRTKNISIFLITIILFSVFGYMGAELVHGQTLSWGSQGEDVTLMQTRLRNWGFYDGPISGIFGQQTYDAVVRFQRANGLAADGIVGPQTRVAIGLPTRTGGTTTPASRGVSRSDDVHLLARTIHSESRGEPYEGQVAVGAVILNRVRSPQFPNTLAGVVYQPCAFEPVKNGAINQEPGESAYRAARDALNGWDPTGGALYFWNPATATSPWIWTRRITLRIGRHVFGV; encoded by the coding sequence ATGAGTAGAACTAAAAATATTTCTATTTTTCTTATAACTATAATACTATTCTCTGTTTTTGGCTATATGGGAGCAGAGCTAGTACATGGACAAACTCTTTCTTGGGGGTCCCAGGGAGAGGATGTTACGCTTATGCAAACTAGACTTAGAAATTGGGGCTTCTATGATGGACCGATCAGTGGTATTTTTGGTCAACAAACCTATGATGCGGTTGTTAGATTTCAAAGGGCAAATGGATTAGCTGCAGATGGTATTGTGGGCCCTCAGACTAGGGTAGCAATTGGATTACCAACTCGTACAGGTGGCACAACTACACCTGCCAGTAGAGGTGTATCACGAAGTGATGATGTCCATTTACTAGCTAGAACTATCCACTCTGAGTCAAGAGGGGAACCCTATGAAGGACAAGTTGCAGTGGGAGCTGTTATATTAAACAGGGTTAGAAGTCCTCAGTTTCCAAATACACTAGCAGGGGTAGTTTATCAACCATGTGCCTTTGAACCAGTTAAAAACGGTGCTATAAATCAAGAACCAGGAGAAAGTGCATATAGGGCTGCAAGAGATGCTTTAAATGGATGGGATCCGACTGGAGGAGCATTATACTTCTGGAATCCTGCAACAGCAACAAGTCCATGGATATGGACAAGAAGAATTACATTGAGAATCGGCCGTCACGTATTTGGAGTGTAA